A section of the Oncorhynchus nerka isolate Pitt River linkage group LG3, Oner_Uvic_2.0, whole genome shotgun sequence genome encodes:
- the LOC115126801 gene encoding protein ENTREP3-like, with protein sequence MPPPSDSSSVVSASGSRGWSDSCRGMSGRQGGAKLLLYLGLCHLGLGAMVLAFSFTSMAFTSSARVRQSCPFWAGFFVVASGLVGLISWRRPLTLVVSLFMLLSAVCVILSLAGSMLSCQNAQMVKSLLTCQVENGLCVCCAPTHSCSINEEETLVLYLNADCHSVRHQLKDLLFSACGLSILSTIICTLSTVTCSIHIFSLDLVHLFAPHRSRSVNPECTTPQDAFLTNIMDFEEFVPPIPPPPYYPPEYTCSSETDAQSITYNGSMESPVPLYPTDCPPPYELVMGQRAASQATVFDSHGNELSGERATSTAFSGEVSMDSGSLLMSEIIDIPDDSSPSEDSCLVGVRARGERGSTGGVEGGDGGEGGEYVSFRGTPPQAPESPLVESNTPGPPLQCDEQLARSVGNLDMLASSCSQLVY encoded by the exons ATGCCACCCCCGTCAGACTCCAGCAGTGTAGTGTCAGCCTCTGGGTCTAGGGGCTGGTCAGATAGCTGCCGGGGCATGTCTGGCCGTCAGGGTGGGGCCAAACTGCTGCTGTACCTGGGGCTGTGCCACCTGGGCCTGGGGGCCATGGTCCTGGCCTTCTCCTTCACCAGCATGGCCTTCACATCCTCAGCCCGCGTCCGACAGTCCTGCCCCTTCTGGGCCGGCTTCTTT GTTGTGGCATCAGGGTTAGTTGGACTTATCTCATGGAGAAGACCACTCACTCTGGTG gtGTCCCTCTTcatgctgctgtctgctgtgtgTGTCATCCTTAGTCTGGCTGGATCCATGCTCTCCTGTCAGAACGCACAGATGGTCAAGTCACTCCTCACCTGCCAG GTGGAgaatgggttgtgtgtgtgttgcgccCCAACACACTCCTGCTCTATAAACGAGGAGGAGACCCTGGTACTCTACCTAAACGCAGACTGCCACTCTGTCAGACATCagctcaag GACCTGTTGTTCAGTGCTTGTGGTCTGAGTATTCTCTCTACCATCATCTgtactctctctactgtcaccTGTAGTATACACATCTTCTCCCTGGACCTAGTGCACctg TTCGCCCCGCACCGCTCTCGCTCCGTCAACCCAGAATGCACCACTCCTCAGGACGCCTTCCTGACCAACATCATGGACTTTGAGGAGTTTGTCCCGCCCATCCCTCCGCCCCCCTACTACCCCCCTGAATACACCTGCAGCTCTGAGACAGACGCACAgag TATCACCTATAATGGGTCGATGGAGAGTCCAGTTCCTCTCTATCCCACTGACTGTCCCCCTCCTTACGAATTAGTGATGGGACAGAGAGCAGCTAGCCAG GCCACGGTGTTTGACAGCCATGGGAATGAGCTGTCTGGAGAGAGGGCCACATCCACGGCCTTCAGCGGAGAGG tctccaTGGACAGTGGTTCTCTGTTGATGTCGGAGATCATTGACATCCCAGATGACTCCTCACCTTCAGAGGACTCCTGCCTCGTGGGGGTGAGGgctaggggggagagagggagcaccgggggagtggaggggggagacgggggagaaggaggggagtatGTGAGCTTCCGTGGCACCCCTCCCCAAGCCCCGGAGAGTCCCCTGGTAGAGAGTAACACTCCTG GTCCCCCCCTCCAGTGTGATGAGCAGCTAGCCAGGTCAGTGGGGAATCTGGACATGTTGGCCAGTAGTTGTTCCCAGTTGGTCTATTAA